Proteins found in one Pelmatolapia mariae isolate MD_Pm_ZW linkage group LG7, Pm_UMD_F_2, whole genome shotgun sequence genomic segment:
- the LOC134632342 gene encoding shaker-related potassium channel tsha2-like, producing the protein MTVVENHEETVAVTPLLQDAADLESADQECSERVVINISGLRFETQLKTLSRFPTTVLGDPRKRMRFFDPLRNEYFFDRNRPSFDAILYYYQSGGRLRRPVSVPVDIFLEEIKFYELEEETIELFKEDEGLAREEDRPMPSNEFQRQLWLLFEYPESSGPARMIAIVSVMVILISIVIFCLETLPEFREVPAVHDNQVNASAQGKAPSPFTDPFFMVETLCIVWFSFEFTMRFLSCPSKAAFFKNMMNLIDVIAIAPYFITLGLDLAEHQGSSQQAASLAILRVIRLVRVFRIFKLSRHSKGLQILGQTLHASLRELGLLIFFLLIGVILFSSSVYFAEVDDSESGFTSIPDAFWWAVVTMTTVGYGDMYPSTIGGKFVGSLCAIAGVLTIALPVPVIVSNFNYFYHRENEQEENVQYVHVTCGHQPQASFGESDSIKSNQSFSKTECYQESDDLEALTHLHVTPVETYTGKLTDV; encoded by the coding sequence ATGACTGTGGTGGAGAACCACGAAGAGACTGTGGCCGTTACTCCTTTGTTACAAGATGCTGCGGACTTGGAATCAGCAGACCAGGAGTGCAGCGAGAGGGTGGTCATAAACATCTCAGGTCTGCGTTTTGAGACGCAATTAAAAACACTCTCTCGCTTTCCGACCACGGTTTTGGGAGATCCGCGTAAAAGGATGCGCTTCTTTGATCCGCTGAGAAATGAATACTTTTTTGACAGGAACAGACCGAGCTTCGATGCTATCCTCTATTATTACCAGTCCGGAGGAAGGCTTCGGAGGCCCGTCAGTGTACCTGTGGATATTTTCCTGGAAGAAATAAAGTTTTATGAACTCGAGGAAGAGACCATAGAGCTATTCAAAGAGGACGAGGGCTTGGCTCGGGAGGAGGACCGACCGATGCCTTCCAACGAGTTTCAGCGCCAGTTGTGGCTTCTGTTTGAGTATCCAGAGAGTTCCGGACCCGCACGGATGATTGCCATCGTGTCTGTTATGGTTATTTTGATATCCATTGTTATATTCTGCTTAGAGACTTTGCCCGAGTTCAGAGAGGTCCCCGCAGTGCATGACAACCAGGTCAATGCAAGTGCGCAAGGCAAAGCGCCTAGTCCGTTCACAGACCCATTTTTCATGGTGGAGACACTTTGCATTGTGTGGTTCTCTTTTGAATTCACCATGAGGTTTCTGTCGTGTCCCAGTAAAGCGGCTTTCTTCAAAAACATGATGAACCTAATCGATGTTATAGCCATAGCTCCGTATTTCATCACCCTGGGCCTTGATCTCGCAGAGCATCAGGGCAGCAGTCAGCAGGCGGCCTCGCTAGCCATACTGAGGGTCATCCGTCTGGTCCGTGTTTTCAGGATTTTTAAACTCTCCAGACACTCAAAGGGCCTGCAGATTCTCGGGCAAACGCTTCACGCGAGCCTCAGGGAGCTGGGGCTGCTTATATTTTTCCTGCTTATTGGAGTTATTTTATTCTCAAGTTCGGTTTATTTTGCTGAAGTAGATGACTCCGAGTCTGGATTTACAAGTATACCTGATGCGTTTTGGTGGGCCGTGGTGACAATGACCACAGTCGGTTATGGAGATATGTATCCCTCCACTATCGGAGGTAAATTCGTCGGATCCTTGTGCGCCATCGCCGGAGTGCTGACTATAGCGCTACCTGTTCCTGTGATCGTGTCCAATTTCAATTATTTTTACCACAGAGAGAACGAACAGGAAGAAAACGTCCAATACGTGCACGTGACCTGTGGACATCAGCCGCAGGCCTCGTTCGGTGAAAGTGATTCGATCAAAAGTAACCAGTCGTTCTCCAAAACCGAGTGCTACCAAGAAAGCGACGACTTAGAAGCTCTGACACATCTACACGTGACTCCAGTGGAGACATACACAGGGAAACTGACGGATGTATAA